Proteins encoded in a region of the Paramagnetospirillum magneticum AMB-1 genome:
- the gap gene encoding type I glyceraldehyde-3-phosphate dehydrogenase: MTVRVGINGFGRIGRMVFRAVAKEFPEIEIVGINDLLEPDYLAYMLKYDSVHGRFGGDVSVEGSNLIVNGKKVRLTAVKDPAELKWDEVKADIVIESTGLFLSADVAEKHIKAGAKKVLMSAPSKDDTPMFVYGVNHEKYAGEKIVSAASCTTNCLAPVAKVLNDNWGIKRGLMTTVHAATATQKTVDGPSSKDWRGGRGILENIIPSSTGAAKAVGKVLPELNKKLTGMAFRVPTSDVSVVDLTVELNKDASYEDICKAMKAASEGALKGVLGYTEDKVVATDFVGCNMPSIFDADAGIALDSTFVKVVTWYDNEYGYTCNMLRFLQHIAK; this comes from the coding sequence ATGACTGTTCGCGTTGGCATCAACGGCTTCGGCCGCATCGGTCGCATGGTGTTCCGCGCCGTGGCGAAGGAATTCCCCGAGATCGAGATCGTCGGCATCAACGACCTCCTCGAGCCCGACTACCTCGCCTACATGCTGAAGTACGATTCGGTGCACGGCCGCTTCGGCGGTGACGTCTCGGTCGAGGGCTCGAACCTGATCGTCAACGGCAAGAAGGTTCGCCTCACCGCCGTCAAGGACCCGGCCGAGCTGAAGTGGGACGAGGTCAAGGCCGACATCGTCATCGAGTCCACCGGCCTGTTCCTGTCGGCCGACGTGGCGGAAAAGCACATCAAGGCCGGCGCCAAGAAGGTCCTGATGTCGGCTCCGTCCAAGGACGACACTCCCATGTTCGTCTATGGCGTGAACCACGAGAAGTATGCCGGCGAGAAGATCGTCTCGGCCGCCTCGTGCACCACCAACTGCCTGGCCCCCGTCGCCAAGGTGCTGAACGACAACTGGGGCATCAAGCGCGGCCTGATGACCACCGTGCACGCCGCCACCGCCACCCAGAAGACCGTGGACGGCCCGTCGTCCAAGGATTGGCGCGGCGGCCGCGGCATCCTGGAGAACATCATCCCGTCGTCCACCGGCGCCGCCAAGGCCGTGGGCAAGGTGCTGCCCGAGCTGAACAAGAAGCTGACCGGCATGGCCTTCCGCGTCCCCACCTCGGACGTCTCGGTGGTCGACCTGACCGTCGAGCTGAACAAGGACGCGTCCTACGAAGACATCTGCAAGGCCATGAAGGCGGCGTCCGAGGGCGCGCTCAAGGGCGTGCTGGGCTACACCGAGGATAAGGTGGTCGCCACCGACTTCGTCGGCTGCAACATGCCGTCCATCTTCGACGCCGACGCCGGCATCGCCCTGGACAGCACCTTCGTCAAGGTCGTCACCTGGTACGACAACGAGTACGGCTACACCTGCAACATGCTGCGCTTCCTGCAGCATATCGCCAAGTAA
- a CDS encoding phosphoglycerate kinase: protein MFRTIDKLDVQGKRVLVRADLNVPAKDGKVTDTTRIDRSAATLIQLAAKGAKVIVLTHFGRPKGREDKYSQKLLVEPLAKAVGKAVAWADDCIGPDVEKLIASMKDGDIALLENVRFHPEEEKNDPAFAKALAALGDAYVNDAFSTAHRAHASTEGLAHLLPAAAGRLMQAELEALGKALEAPEKPVAAIVGGAKVSTKLDLLGNLVSKVDYLIIGGGMANTFLFAQGKQVGKSLCEKDLADTARAILEKAKEAKCHIVLPVDAVVAGEFAENAANEVVSVDAVPADKMILDAGPASAEAIIDRLGGCKTLVWNGPLGAFEIAPFDKATNAVAQWAAERTLQGKLLTVGGGGDTVSALAKAGVEEKFSYISTAGGAFLEWLEGKELPGVAALHVQPEQVRGTGCGCGAGGAGGCG, encoded by the coding sequence ATGTTCCGGACCATCGACAAGCTGGACGTCCAGGGCAAGCGGGTGCTGGTGCGCGCCGATCTCAACGTGCCGGCCAAGGACGGCAAGGTTACCGACACCACCCGTATCGACCGCTCGGCCGCCACGCTGATCCAGCTGGCCGCCAAGGGCGCCAAGGTCATCGTGCTGACCCATTTCGGCCGCCCCAAGGGGCGCGAGGACAAGTACTCGCAGAAGCTGCTGGTCGAGCCGCTGGCCAAGGCCGTGGGCAAGGCGGTGGCCTGGGCCGACGACTGCATCGGGCCGGACGTGGAAAAGCTGATCGCCTCCATGAAGGACGGCGACATCGCGCTCCTGGAAAACGTCCGCTTCCATCCCGAGGAAGAGAAGAACGATCCCGCCTTCGCCAAGGCGCTGGCCGCGCTGGGCGACGCTTACGTCAACGACGCCTTTTCCACCGCGCATCGCGCCCACGCCTCCACCGAGGGGCTGGCCCATCTGCTGCCGGCCGCCGCCGGCCGCCTGATGCAGGCCGAGCTGGAGGCGCTGGGCAAGGCGCTGGAAGCTCCCGAGAAGCCGGTGGCCGCCATCGTCGGCGGCGCCAAGGTTTCCACCAAGCTGGACCTGCTGGGCAATCTGGTGAGCAAGGTGGACTACCTGATCATCGGCGGCGGCATGGCCAACACCTTCCTGTTCGCCCAGGGCAAGCAGGTGGGCAAGTCCCTATGCGAGAAGGATCTGGCCGACACCGCGCGCGCGATCCTGGAAAAGGCCAAGGAGGCCAAGTGCCACATCGTCCTGCCGGTGGACGCCGTGGTGGCCGGCGAGTTCGCCGAGAACGCCGCCAATGAGGTGGTCTCCGTCGATGCGGTGCCCGCCGACAAGATGATCCTCGACGCCGGTCCGGCCTCGGCCGAGGCCATCATCGACCGTCTGGGCGGCTGCAAGACCCTGGTGTGGAACGGTCCGCTGGGTGCCTTCGAGATCGCTCCCTTCGACAAGGCCACCAATGCCGTCGCCCAATGGGCGGCCGAGCGTACCCTGCAGGGCAAGCTGCTGACCGTGGGCGGCGGCGGCGACACCGTTTCGGCCCTGGCCAAGGCGGGCGTGGAGGAGAAGTTCTCCTACATCTCCACCGCCGGCGGCGCCTTCCTGGAATGGCTGGAAGGCAAGGAGCTGCCGGGCGTGGCCGCGCTGCACGTCCAGCCCGAACAGGTGCGCGGCACCGGCTGCGGCTGTGGCGCCGGTGGCGCCGGCGGCTGCGGCTGA
- the cobM gene encoding precorrin-4 C(11)-methyltransferase yields the protein MTVHFIGAGPGAPDLITVRGLNLIRRCPVVLYAGSLVPPEIVAEAMPSAQVVDTAPLNLDEIIAEMAEAHAGGHDVARVHSGDPSIYGAIAEQMRRLDALGIPYDVTPGVPAFAAAAAALSTELTLPDISQTVILTRTSVRSSAMPNNEDLATLGKSGATLAIHLSVSNLAHVVKELSPLYGADCPVVVAFRVGWPDQSFIRGTLADIRDKVKAAGLTRTALILVGRVLGGAEFTDSRLYAEDHTHVLRPAKG from the coding sequence ATGACCGTTCATTTCATCGGTGCCGGCCCCGGCGCTCCCGACCTGATCACCGTGCGGGGGCTGAACCTGATCCGCCGCTGTCCGGTGGTGCTTTACGCCGGTTCGCTGGTGCCGCCCGAGATCGTGGCCGAGGCCATGCCGTCGGCCCAGGTGGTCGATACCGCGCCGCTCAATCTGGACGAGATCATCGCCGAGATGGCCGAGGCCCATGCCGGGGGCCATGACGTGGCCCGCGTCCATTCCGGCGATCCCTCCATCTATGGCGCCATCGCCGAGCAGATGCGCCGCCTGGACGCGCTGGGCATTCCCTATGACGTGACGCCGGGCGTTCCGGCCTTCGCCGCGGCGGCGGCGGCGCTGTCCACCGAACTGACCCTGCCCGACATCAGCCAGACGGTGATCCTGACCCGAACCTCGGTGCGGTCTTCGGCCATGCCCAACAACGAGGATCTGGCAACGCTAGGCAAAAGCGGCGCGACGCTGGCCATCCATCTGTCGGTCAGCAATCTGGCCCATGTGGTCAAGGAGCTGTCGCCCCTTTACGGCGCGGACTGCCCGGTGGTGGTGGCCTTCCGGGTGGGCTGGCCGGACCAGAGCTTCATCCGCGGCACGCTGGCCGACATCCGCGACAAGGTCAAGGCGGCGGGTCTGACCCGCACCGCCCTGATCCTGGTGGGCCGCGTGCTGGGCGGCGCCGAGTTCACCGATTCCCGCCTGTATGCCGAGGACCACACCCACGTGCTGCGCCCCGCGAAGGGGTAA